The sequence GAGGCAATAACTTTTTAAAAACAAAGCCTTCCAGGGCTTGGACGTTTCCCGGTCGATCAGAACAAGTCCCTTGTCTGTCAGAATGAGATCCTTCAAGCGCACCGGATGAAAAAATCCTCCGGCATGCAGCCGTCCGATCAGTTTCCCTGTTTCAAACGCCAGTGTATATCGTTCGCGTTCGGATGAAGAGTTGAACAAGTCCACCACTTCCTGTCCGGAAACGTCCCTGACAAGCAGAAAACCGCGGACTTTGAGCCAGCCTATGGACTCCTCTCCCCAAGCCATGGGTTCCATGGCGGCAAAGCCGGAGGATTGCAAGGCTTGAAGCAATTTAACCTCGCGCAGTGCGTCTGATCGCGGTCGGCAAAACCAAAAAAGCATACGCAGGTGAGGCAGCAGGGATTCATTTCCGCTCCGTTTCAAAAAGAAAACCTGTCCGCCCTCTTCAATACGACGCACTTCCCTGCCGTCATGGTCTTGTGAAACGGGGACGCCGACATCACTGTCCAACCAAAAAGACAAGAGGTGCCCCTGCGGGAACAGGGCCTGCACGGACGGGTCAACATGGCATAAACTAAACATGGATTTCTCCGGAAAAAAATTGCAGAGGCATATCTGACAGCCCGATCACGATGATTAGGCCGAATGAAACACCGGGAATGAAAAACAATTCACTTGCGCCAATAATTATTGGCCGCAGCGATTGTTTGGAAATTTATGGCGACGATCTGGGATGCCGCCATAAGGGCATTCGCGTCCTCTGAGTATATGGGGCGAAGCTTTTTAAGTACATCCGGGTCCGGCTGTGTGTACTTGACGCCACGCCTGCTTAGAGTGATTGCGAGTTCGAATCCCGCTTGAGGTGTGTCGGTGATCAGCGTGGTAAGCCATGTCTCGGTCATTATCTGAACCTCCCTTTGTGATCATTTATAGAATAACCAGACTACACGATCCAACATCCGAATTCAACAATCCTTTACCCTCAAATATTTCCTCCCCGGTTATTTTTTATCTTTAATATTATGAGACATCAAGAGCGAGCCTCTCTTCTGTTGAGGTTGCGGCAATAAGACTAAAAACGTCTGGTGCAACCTTGACACATCTTTGAATGGATTTACGCAACGGCAAGGGGCCGGGTATAAAACCACACCGCCGCCATCGGACACCGGGATCCGCATTCGTTTTTCTGGGTGAACAGTGTGATGTGCCGGGAACCAGCGAGGGAAGCATCAGACCCGCCTTTCTATCTGGGGGGGGTGGCAGGTCTGATGCTGAGGAAAGATTGTTTCAGGAGCGTTTTCGTCCACTCTCTGTTTTTGTTCTCGTATCCTTAGCGTATAATTGCCACCGCGCAGTGGGCATACCTGACAACATCGTCGGCGACACTACCGAGCAACATTCTCTTGACTCCCCTTAAACCACGGCTTCCCATGAAAATGTAATCGATTCCCCTGTCCTCGGCAACGTTGACGATTTGCTGGGCAACCGGGCCCTCCACCAAAAGGGTTTTGCAATCCACACCTTGATCGTTGAGAATTTTCTGGGCGCTCGTCAGGATTTTCATCCCTTCTTCTTCTCTCTCTTTGTAAAGAGGGGTATCCGGTATTCCGGAAAGTGGAACGATGTCCTCGATAACATACAGCAATAATAATTCACAATCGGACATCTTTGCGTAACGGGCGCAATGAGCCAGCACCAGATCCGTCATCGCTGAACCATCAATTGCCGCCATGATTTTTATGGCTTTCTTTTCACTTTTTTTTTCCATGTGTGCCTCCGGATAATTTTGAACAATCTGATCTTCTTGGAGAGACATCTTATTAAACAAGACAGTACATATCAATACTGGTATGATACCAGTTTATTGCTGGTAATTAGCACATAATAAGAATTATTTATAAATTACATACGGTGGAATATTTTATCGGGAAAAAGAAAGAGAAGTTGTTGTTGAAGAATAATTTATATATATACATAAATTTATTATGATAATTTCATATTCATCCAGAACGGCCAATAC comes from Deltaproteobacteria bacterium and encodes:
- a CDS encoding peroxidase: MTETWLTTLITDTPQAGFELAITLSRRGVKYTQPDPDVLKKLRPIYSEDANALMAASQIVAINFQTIAAANNYWRK
- a CDS encoding universal stress protein codes for the protein MEKKSEKKAIKIMAAIDGSAMTDLVLAHCARYAKMSDCELLLLYVIEDIVPLSGIPDTPLYKEREEEGMKILTSAQKILNDQGVDCKTLLVEGPVAQQIVNVAEDRGIDYIFMGSRGLRGVKRMLLGSVADDVVRYAHCAVAIIR